Genomic DNA from Thermoplasmata archaeon:
GTGAATAAATACTACAACATCAGTAGGTTTATTCAAAACGCATTGAAGGACTGGAATGGAGAAAGGGGAGAACTAGAAGTAGAGGATAAATGGATATTGTCAAAGTATACCAGATGTGTAAAAGAAGTGACGGAGCACATGGACAATTTTGATTTTCCACATGCACTCCAGACGATTGAAGAATTTATGTGGCACCAATTTGCTGACCATTATCTGGAGATGGTCAAACACAGAACTCAAAGGCCAAACACTACATTTACGCTGTTTACAGTAGGACTTGGTCTCACTAAGATGCTCGCGGTGTTTGTACCTCATATTACCGAGGAGGTTTACCAGAATGTCTACAGACGATTTGAACATGCAAAAAGTGTTCACATTTCATCCTGGCCTGAGCCGTTTGGAATAGACGAGGAAGCAGAGAGGACAGGGGAATTTGTGAAGGAGGTTATTGCGGCAGTACGGCGTTGGAAAGTTGAGAATATGGGAGGAATAGGGAAGGAAATAAAGAGGGTTGTGATCACAGGAGAAGAAGCACTCCAGGCTGAAAGATCAATTGAAACAATTGCAAAAACGGTGCGAGCTTTGGCTGTAGAGATAAAGAGAGATGCTCCAGTGGAAGAGCGCGTTAGTGATGTGTCTCTGAACATGGCAAAGGCAGGTCCCTATTTCAAGGAAAAGATCGGAGCAGTTCAAAAAGTTATTAAAAATCTGACGGAAATTCCGCTAGCAGAGAGTGTGGAAATTACACTTGACACAGGCGAACAGTTATCAGTTCCGACAGAGTTCCTTTTGTTCAGAAAGACATTTTCATTTGAGGGCAGGGCTGCCCACACACTCGCTTTGCGGAATTGTGTGATAATCATAGAGAGGTGAGTTGTCCGTGTTGCCAATTGAAAAAGTCGTACATGATGTGCAACTCCAGAAACACTGGGCATACAGGTTTGTAGCATTTGTAATCGATGCCGTGCTGATTGCAATTCCATTTTTCATATTCGGACTTTTTGTAGGCGTCTTTCTGAAATTTTTCAATTTCTTTTGGTGGGCAGGATATGGTGTATGTCTCTGGCTTTATTCAGCGATAACAGAGCATGCAGGTGGGAGAACACTCGGTAAGGCAATGTTGGGTCTAAAAACAGAGGGTAAGAAAGGAAATTTGGATATGGCTACAGCTCTTATCAGAAATGTAAGCAAAATCTTCGTGCCGCTTCTCTTCCTTGACTGGCTCGGTGGTATGATAACTGATGGAGACCCGAGGCAGAGATATTTAGACCGTCTTCTCGAAGTTACTGTTAGAAGAACAGATGTGAATGAATCTCAGGGTACAAGCAAGGCCTCTTGAATTTTCATGATTTCAATTGAGGTGCTTCTGCTGCCGATGAGGGCTCCTCGGGAATTCGCTAATATACAGGCCCCAATGTAAGGTGTTCCTAGATTAGCTGTAGCTTCAAATATCTGGAGGTTGAAAAACTCTTTAAGCTGTTTCTTTTCTGTCTCCTTAATTTTTGGGTGCACGATAAGGGCTTTCTCTGTTGGAACTCCACACATACCGACTGTTTTTATTCCTGCGATTGTTCCACGCATTGTTTCTATACCAAGCACATCTTGGAGCTGCTTTTCTGCCTTTTTTCCAATCTCAGGATTCAATAATGCCTTTTTATCTGTGAGTAAAATGTTGTTTCCGCAAGCATTCAGCTTATCGTTAATCACACAAATGTTTTTCCACTTTCTCAGGAGTGTAATTTCTTCTTGAGTTGCAATAGAAGGCAAAATTACTCCTGCCTTATTCATTGCACACATAGAACCAACAACAGCGCTTTCTCCTATCGTGGATACTATGACATTAATTCCAAGGTTTTCTTCAATCAGGCATCGCGTGTCTGCATAAGTATCTGGTAAGATGCCAATGTCCTCTGAGACCCTTGCGTAAACACCGATGAATGGATTACCCCCAAAATCTAAAATCTGAAACTTCAACTAGATTCCTCTTTCTTTGTTTCTGGCTTTTTCTCTTCCTTCTTTTCTTCTACTTCACCCTCTTCCTCTGTTTCCAAGTCAACTTCCACAAGACAGTCCTCAAATCGTATAGCTTTGACCTTGATTTTTGAGGGAATGTGTCTTGCCCCTCTCGCCCAGATTGCTTCGTTCAGCTTTGGGTCAACCCATACTTTATCGATGTTCACTTTCATGTGCCTTGAGACATACTTTTTAATCGTGCCAATGGCATGCCTCGCTCTTGCATAATCTGGTGGCATGTGTTTACTAGCGCTCAAAGGCACGATGTAAATTCTCTCTAAGTACTCACATTTTTCCTCTTCAGCCATAAAATCACCTCATAGATGAAGATGGCCTCGTCTCCAGGTTCGCCTTTTTGGGTGTCTCAGAAATTTTCGAGCGGTTCGTTGCATCACCCAAGCAGGAACCCTTCTATTCTGCTTCGTTTTCGATAGGAGGCGCAACTTTTTAGCAAGTGGTTTTGCGTGTGCCATTTCTATCACTTCCTTACTATTTTTGTTTCTCTTCTTTCAGATTGTACTTTTGAAAGTAATTCCTTTAACACCTCATCCGTTATCTGGCTTCTTAATCTACCACTTTGGGCTAGCAATATTAGCTGATTTTCAACCATTTCTGCAAGTTCTGGTTTTGCAAGTCGTACCCTTGCGAGCCGTTCTCTCGCCTCAGGTGTGAGAATCTGCCGGAGAACAGATTGCTTTAACTCCTGAATCTGCCGTTCTTTTTCACGTCGTTCAGCTTCCTGTTGTGCAGCCATCTGGAGCTGCATCATTTTCCTGCGGCGCAACTCTTCCAGTTCCTCATCACCCTCCATCTTTTCCTCACCCTACAGATATTTTTTGAGATTCTCGTTTTTTGCACTTAGTTCTACTAGGATTGTATGGCTAAGCCCATCAATGACTTTTCTACCATTAGGCGTCAGGACTCTACCGCGCTTTGTTCTCGCCACATATCCAGCATTTTCTAGCTGCTGCAAAATTTTTCTAAGAATGTTTCTGCTACCCTTCCGCGGATGGCCTGGTGCAGCACCCCGTCTCCTGAAACCCCCATATTCAGTGGCTAACTTTTCAACCCCGATGGGTCCTAAGATGTAAATCTTTCTCATAACTGACGCAACTCGTGTATACCACCAATCGTCCTGAACAGGAGAGCGTTCCACATGCGTACCAGTTTTCACATACTTCGCCCATTCTGGGGGTGTGAAACTACCGTCTGCCTTAATCTTCTCAGTTAATTTTTTTATAAGTTCCTCGGGAGGCACATCATATGCTGTAGTCATTATAATTCCTCCGTATCATATCTGAT
This window encodes:
- a CDS encoding RDD family protein, with amino-acid sequence MPIEKVVHDVQLQKHWAYRFVAFVIDAVLIAIPFFIFGLFVGVFLKFFNFFWWAGYGVCLWLYSAITEHAGGRTLGKAMLGLKTEGKKGNLDMATALIRNVSKIFVPLLFLDWLGGMITDGDPRQRYLDRLLEVTVRRTDVNESQGTSKAS
- a CDS encoding translation initiation factor IF-6, translated to MKFQILDFGGNPFIGVYARVSEDIGILPDTYADTRCLIEENLGINVIVSTIGESAVVGSMCAMNKAGVILPSIATQEEITLLRKWKNICVINDKLNACGNNILLTDKKALLNPEIGKKAEKQLQDVLGIETMRGTIAGIKTVGMCGVPTEKALIVHPKIKETEKKQLKEFFNLQIFEATANLGTPYIGACILANSRGALIGSRSTSIEIMKIQEALLVP
- a CDS encoding 50S ribosomal protein L31e, with product MAEEEKCEYLERIYIVPLSASKHMPPDYARARHAIGTIKKYVSRHMKVNIDKVWVDPKLNEAIWARGARHIPSKIKVKAIRFEDCLVEVDLETEEEGEVEEKKEEKKPETKKEESS
- a CDS encoding 50S ribosomal protein L39e, which codes for MAHAKPLAKKLRLLSKTKQNRRVPAWVMQRTARKFLRHPKRRTWRRGHLHL
- a CDS encoding DNA-binding protein translates to MEGDEELEELRRRKMMQLQMAAQQEAERREKERQIQELKQSVLRQILTPEARERLARVRLAKPELAEMVENQLILLAQSGRLRSQITDEVLKELLSKVQSERRETKIVRK
- a CDS encoding 30S ribosomal protein S19e, giving the protein MTTAYDVPPEELIKKLTEKIKADGSFTPPEWAKYVKTGTHVERSPVQDDWWYTRVASVMRKIYILGPIGVEKLATEYGGFRRRGAAPGHPRKGSRNILRKILQQLENAGYVARTKRGRVLTPNGRKVIDGLSHTILVELSAKNENLKKYL